The following coding sequences are from one Aeromicrobium duanguangcaii window:
- a CDS encoding DUF6308 family protein yields the protein MRSQQISGAGFVVLALGEVDTASHRPSRSEDFIEQLFRSVRPRYVPVMDTPKADTVTVAGRSVQNPAEIIVNYLLRHGGTIAHYDVLAGTLADTITPPAVKATRKISSRISEEQSAWFTRRGASAPWRLVPIDADLRNADPIVEDGLYDAALCLWRHFADDAPKYVGTAKISKVLFLMRPRMYPILDSRLMGLYRSAAAVSARESVAARPDLGPVKRIFWEAIRRDLVASTAGLAALRTHVATTHPDHAETVEQLSDLRLLDMLTWTQS from the coding sequence TTGAGATCGCAGCAGATCTCGGGTGCCGGTTTCGTCGTTCTGGCACTTGGCGAAGTGGACACTGCATCCCACCGGCCCAGCCGAAGTGAGGATTTCATCGAACAGCTCTTCCGCAGCGTCCGACCTCGCTATGTTCCGGTCATGGATACGCCAAAGGCCGACACCGTGACGGTCGCCGGTCGATCGGTGCAGAACCCCGCCGAAATCATCGTGAACTATCTGCTTCGCCACGGCGGGACGATCGCACACTACGACGTGCTCGCCGGAACGCTTGCCGACACCATCACTCCACCGGCGGTCAAGGCGACCCGAAAGATCAGTTCCCGGATCAGCGAGGAGCAATCCGCCTGGTTCACGAGAAGGGGTGCCTCAGCCCCATGGCGTCTGGTGCCCATCGATGCCGATCTGCGGAACGCCGATCCCATCGTCGAGGACGGTCTTTACGACGCGGCACTCTGCCTATGGAGGCACTTCGCGGACGACGCGCCTAAGTACGTCGGCACCGCAAAGATCTCGAAAGTGCTCTTCCTGATGCGGCCGCGAATGTACCCGATCCTCGACAGCAGACTCATGGGTTTGTATCGGTCCGCTGCGGCCGTCTCGGCGCGGGAGTCAGTGGCAGCTCGCCCTGACCTCGGTCCCGTGAAGCGCATCTTCTGGGAAGCCATCCGCCGTGACCTCGTGGCCAGTACCGCCGGGCTCGCGGCCCTCCGGACGCACGTGGCCACGACCCACCCCGATCACGCGGAGACAGTCGAGCAACTGTCGGACCTGCGGCTGCTCGACATGCTGACGTGGACACAGAGCTGA
- a CDS encoding DUF6458 family protein yields MSSRQQMRTSPIRATVVRDKTACALARTVPKGRDPDMYFGGSIALIAIGAILAFAVQDTISGIDLTMIGYILMAAGALGIVLTLIVNSQRDRGVRDGGRDDLPPAR; encoded by the coding sequence GTGTCCAGCCGCCAGCAGATGCGGACTTCGCCGATCCGTGCGACCGTCGTCCGAGACAAAACGGCCTGCGCACTCGCGCGGACCGTCCCCAAGGGAAGGGACCCTGACATGTACTTCGGTGGCTCCATTGCTCTCATCGCCATCGGCGCGATCCTCGCGTTCGCGGTGCAGGACACCATCTCCGGCATCGACCTCACCATGATCGGCTACATCCTGATGGCCGCCGGCGCGCTGGGCATCGTGCTCACGCTCATCGTCAACTCGCAGCGCGACCGCGGCGTCCGCGACGGCGGGCGCGACGACCTCCCGCCTGCACGCTGA